A section of the candidate division KSB1 bacterium genome encodes:
- a CDS encoding EutN/CcmL family microcompartment protein produces the protein MILAKVIGTVWATRKDEKITGMKLQIVQPVDLDYKPKKDFFVAVDSVGAGVGEIVLVVQGSSARQTELTENKAVDATIMAIVDKLDAEMEK, from the coding sequence TTGATTCTCGCAAAAGTCATCGGCACGGTCTGGGCAACTCGCAAAGATGAAAAAATAACCGGCATGAAACTGCAAATTGTCCAACCGGTCGATTTAGACTACAAGCCTAAAAAAGACTTTTTTGTGGCGGTTGATTCTGTCGGCGCCGGGGTCGGCGAAATCGTTCTCGTTGTTCAAGGCAGCTCAGCCCGCCAGACGGAATTAACCGAGAATAAAGCCGTTGATGCGACCATTATGGCGATTGTCGATAAGTTGGATGCGGAGATGGAAAAATGA
- a CDS encoding EutN/CcmL family microcompartment protein encodes MNLAKVIGTVWATVKDENLVGAKMQIIQPLDHNEKKVGDAMVAVDTIGAGPGEIVYYTTAREATIPYPTRIAPIDASIVGIVDRIDIYRKSN; translated from the coding sequence ATGAATTTGGCAAAGGTCATCGGCACAGTTTGGGCAACGGTTAAAGACGAGAATTTAGTCGGAGCCAAGATGCAAATCATCCAGCCTCTTGATCATAATGAAAAGAAGGTCGGCGATGCCATGGTGGCTGTTGACACAATTGGCGCAGGGCCGGGAGAGATAGTTTATTACACAACCGCCCGCGAAGCAACCATTCCGTATCCGACCCGAATTGCACCCATCGATGCTTCAATAGTGGGTATCGTGGACCGCATCGATATCTACCGGAAGAGCAATTGA